The nucleotide sequence CATAATGTAGCCCAGATATTCATAAGCTTTATAGCAagactgtggaaaaaaagtgcAATTATTATCACTAAGAAATGTACACAGAAGACAGCCTCTATGTAACAGTGTAACGCAAATCACTAAAATACCGGGAAAAGGTTTTGGACTGTGTGTAACATTCGAGCAGTGACAGTGCTTCCAGGCTGACCTTGTTATGATTGTGGCATCTCTTCAAGAGGTCCCCGGCCATGTCATACTTCCCCGAATGGATGTAGATGTCTGCCAAGAGCAGCCAGCTCTTCTCAAACTCATCGGCATCAACAATGCTCCAGTTCATCTTAGCTATGCGTTTGAGCTGGTTCCTGGCTCTTGGAGTCTGTTTCAGCATCATATAAGCTGTCGCCATGGCCAACAGTGCTGGCACATGGTCCCTCTGAAGTTAACCAAAGGATCCTGGTTAGACAGGATGGATCTGACAGCACCTCCCCCACTATCCCACTTCCATTTGTTTACACTCAGCTTTACTTAAGTACATAAAGAGTCTCTTTAACAAATATAATTCACATAACTTAACTACAACTGCACAAGCGATGCCATATACTGTCCATGCTCCATTAAAATTCGGCCTGATACAGTGTAGTGTTCAGTTTACAACCAGATGGAATGACTGACATTAAAAAGGGGGAGCCTGAATAAATGCACAGCTCCTGGTGTGAGTATATTTACACAAGAGAGAATGATGTAACTTCGCTACACCATCTGGGGTTTACTTACCTCATTGTTTGCGAtctctgtgaaaacactgaggGCTTTCTCTATATTGGCCTTCTGTTTTGTGGCCAGAATGCAGTAGTTCTCCAGGATGCGGAGCTGTATGTGTCCTCCCGGTGTCTGAGGCTTTAACTCCTTCAGCAGCTTCTCGGCTGTTCTCACGGCAAGCTGCTCCGACTCCTGCTTCTCTGTGGAGTTCCTGGTGAGAGACAAAGTCAGCATTAGAGGGAAGTCTGTAGcttggtaagaccatcctgatgacatgagctcaacattctgttttgctCTGTGTATCAGTCTGGAATTGGTGCCAACCTGCCTTGTATTCggaaattaaaatccaatcgGGGCCAATCAGGGATCCACCTGAGTTCACAACGTAAGCAGCCAATCACGGACTGCATTATAGTTGATGTAAAATGCAGGCCACAGCTTGCGGAACAATAACGGTGGCTCCCAATGCAACAAGCGCTAACTCTAACATGAGTAAAGTAAACACAGAAATAGGTGAAGTTACTGCAGAAATAGAGTCAGTAACAACAATTAAGCATGAGTATGCACGTGCTGAGTTTCTTGGAGGAAAGGTTTTGCCATTCTTTTGACTGGATTTGGCAAAATCTTGATCCGctggtgatgatgatgttcCCCAGTGTTTTGTTACGCTAATTGGCCgaaggagtttgtctgtcaaggcAAGTATTCCCATCCACTGGAAGTGTTAGGGTCAACACCGAGTCCAGACTGATTGCAAGAGCGAAACAGAATGAGCTCATGTCATCAGGATGATCTTACCAGGCTATGAAGTCCAACAAAATAATATAAGCTGTATTAAGGTAGGGTAGGCAGTTTTTTTAAACCCtcattgagaaaaaaatctatAGTAACCTtagagcatattgtaattcaagtggactaAGAGAACGCTAGatttctgcacctcctcttggctctgttttcaggctctAGAAAAACAAGCTTGTGACGGGAGACTTTGACCAATCACAGGCCGTGCCATAAACAGGGCATTcttattggctgttctacaaatgcagatgtgcgtGCACGTTCCTTTAGATGGTGAAACCTGAATCCATTACAGAAAATTCTGCACACAAAATTGCAATTGAAGCATTGGTAACAACTggctacactgcaaagcaacccaaaaagacagattttttaaaagaaagtcTAAACGAaggtctgacaataaacaaaataaaatgccaaTATTGCCACTTGTtttagagatggagagaaaatgattCTTATaatttagccttctgctaactagAGTCAAAGGCTCACAGTTGTGGCTTACTCAAGTTCATAGCAGGCCCCCAGGAacgctgctcagccttgcttccaatttttcccagtggccacttgcagtATAGCAACAAAAAATTCCCTGAAAATTCCTGAAGTATTTTCCCCAGTATAAATGAGACATCTGTTAAACTGCTGACAGGACATCTTGAACCGCAAACTGGATCaatatgactctttctattaagAACTTTTAATCCATGGTGGTTATATTTCTTGAGCTGAAAAAAacgatttaaaaatctgtgacgtcaacgcaatgtaaagtctatgtgCCCAGCGGGAACTCACGGGCAGAGCCACTGGGAGAAACACTTCTGCCCATATTCAGCGGGCCACATACTGAGGAAGTAAGCCTgaaagctagaaactttttttggcgTATGCACCAGGACTGAgtaggcgccatcttggggaCTGGTACCTTCACAGTATGTCACCCCAAGGGGCTTTACAGACCCACGTTTgcaaaggaaaaacaacagtaaTTCTCAAAGACCTGCCACCATGTATGTGCAACAGGACGACAATTATGTTCTGGAAGATGGAAATGAATGACTGGTACTCGCGCAGGTGACTGtattaagtgtgtgtatgtgccacTGCTAATCTGGCGGGCttcagacagagggagaagagctgcaggaggagggctGTATTTTCAAATTATGGTATGCTTTTTCTAGAAAACTGCCTGCCCTAGCTTTGAGTCTTGAGTCTTAGCATGCTTCTACTGCCACTCACCCAATTTCACCATCTAAATTCTCAAACACTTCTCCTCCCATGGTGTCATTGTCAGGGTTTAGGTAGATTTCAATCATGTTATACACGGCATTTTGACCCCAATCGTTGTCTTTCCGTGCTTTGTTGAAGTGCCGCAGAGCATCATTAGCTTCTCCTGTGTACCTGAGCAGGAAGAAGAACACGTTTAGTCACTAATCTTAAAACAGATGTTGCCATATTCCAAGGAAACACTCCCCCAAACTTACCAAAGATAAAGTCCTTTGCAGTAGTTGAACCCGGGGTCAAACTTAGTCCTGGAAGAATGTTTTTCTGCCATATCAAGAAATCTGGGAACTTCTTCCAATTTCCCGGCCCTCCTCAACAAGTCAATGAGACGTGACAGTGTTGGGTAGTTGTCTGAGAGCAACAGATGTAAGTTGTTATGCTTTCCATTTATAGAAGGTCAAATCATCAATTCACATTTACATCCACTGCAGTTTTTTTGAAATGTGACTCTGTTGCACCTGGTTTACGCTCCAGGAGTTGTTGAAAGTGGAAAACTGCCTGTTCGTAGTCCTGCTTCCTAAACATAATGTCAGCCATCATCTAAGGACAAAAATATGCAAGAAAAAACTTGTATGAAGTACCTCCAAAAAAAGCTTATGGTTAAAAGTGTGGTGAAAGACAGAAGAAACAAACCAGAGTTGCATCTTCATTAAACTGGTCATTCTTCAAAATGATGCTGCACTGCTCCTGGCACGCATCAGCCTCGTCTAAAGTAAGGTATAACCGTGCCAACTCCAGCATCACCTAGGAAAAAGGAGTGCATGCCTTGGGATTCATGTGACAACATTCCTGGTAGAATAATGTCCTCCAGATAAATCAGACCTTTGCCTTAAAACAAACCATAAACAACTAAGATCACCAAATTTCACAAACACGAGCGCCCGACTCTAAAAGATGCCAGTGCTTGTTGACCACAGCTGCAGTGAGTACACAGAAGGTTTTTGATTCAGCTGCACTGACCTTGCGATCAGTCTCACAATACACAAGAGCTTCTTTGTAGAATTTGACTGCTCTCTCATAGCCCCTCTGACTTGTGTAGTGTTTAGCGATCTCAGCGCATATCTCGGCAGCAAGCTGCTTCTGCACGGCGACGGCGTCAGGCTGCTCCAACTGCACCCGCTTCAGCACCTTGGCCTGCACGTCCCGAGCCTATACATGGCAAAAACACAACCTCACTTTGAAAACAATAACACTGTCTTGATCATGTTACTCTATGACTGTCTTTTAAGGCAGACCAGGAGGATATTTCATACAAACTGTGTAAAGATAGCTGCAAACACTTACTCTTTGTAGGGAAAGTAAAGCTTCCTCATTCTTGTCAACCTTATTCTGGATCTTTGCCAACAGGACCAGATAACGGCAATCATCTGAGAGTGCAGGCAGTTCATTCACTGAGGAAGTCATAAAAAAAGAGGAGTCAAAGACgcagcaaaacaacaaacaaaaaaaacaatcagcGAAACATAGAGATCATTTGACTTGCTTTACAAattcagggttcctacagcttaaagcaagttagatttaagaagTTTTTCAGACTTTTTCAACGCCAATTGGATTGAAATTTAAGAACAGCTTTACAGTTTTGGCCAAATGTTTATTGTAGCAtaaaacattacttttttgtCATGTGTTGGAGACGAAGGTGGAACAGAACTGGGAAATACCTGGCATTTGTTGGCAAGTTTTTTTGGCGGCTTcatgtttctcactctgcatgtgggattccactgccttgattgAAAAACCTTTTGCATTAAATGCACAGACTCCGAGCCTTGTGTGCATTGCCTTGTACTGGTTTCTTTGGTTTCTTGGTTAAAggaactcttacctttcttgcatttcacacagcacttagaaaaaatttccacaactcccgcctccctccaaagtcccatccctcTCCTACTGCAACTCCACCACCCTCCAacggcctactcccccctcctccattacgtcctcattacgtctatgatagacgtaggcgttggcatggtaacgttagatacacagaagaggagagcgagtgtaacgttacaaccaagacaatcaaacgcaaccccggagttttaaaattcaaccggagtcagtgatgactgatgagttttagaataaggttacagtacTAACATTAGATAGttgagttaacgttactaggaagataatgttaatgtttcagaggctaggctacagtaggctaacgttgctaacgccattagcaactggatggtGTGTTGTCATGTATAACGTTATGaactttatttgtcatttaatgCTACACGAGTGGTTACGTCAGTCAGAGGCCTCCActtggggaagacagacaggacaggagaaaactctgaccaatcattgcattcgggccaaatgcaatgattggtcagagttttctttgaaccatatgagaatggtataattatgagtttttatttctggtggaattcacttacattttagtgtgccatcagcttattaatagcattttaacctaaacaaagaaaagtgtacaATTTCCAGAAAGGCAAGTGTTACTTTAAGTAGCCAATTGTGGTTAAATTTGCACTTCTGCATGTTGTCCAGGGTACAGTGACGGCTagctagcagacagtggatccACTGCTCTGGGCATTTTTAATGGCTATTAACCAATTAGACTGAGATCTTACAATGCAACGtcagataaaaaacaattaatattaCTTTCAATGTCTTTACGACTTTCGAAAGatatatttaatacattttaatacacAATTAAGGTCTTATTTTTAGAATAATGAATTCAATGCATTTAAGACTTTAAGGGTCCATGGGAACTCTGAAAAAAGAGACCACTTTGGCATTGCGGTAAACAATCTTTGCTGATATTTTCTTTGTATCTTTGCACCACGTTTTTTCTACTGACGCATTATTTTCAAGTGCACAATTTATCATCATGACTAGATTCCCTTGTGGTACTTTTGACGGCAGGAGTTTACTGTGTGTGCAATATAGTGATGTCTTAAGTACCTGGCTCATGGGCCAGAGCTTCTTGCAGGACTCTCTCACAGCGCTGATATTGcttcatcttcatcagcagTTCAGCGAGGTCATAGCGCAGGAAGTTCTGTTGCTCCGTCTTCAGGGCCGCTTCATAGTAATTTATTGCCTGTGTAACAGCAACCTTGAGtcaacactgtttttttccgCTGTGAGTGGATCGTGTTTGTCTTTACATGAGTGTGCAACACAAACCTTGACGTAGTGATGAGTCTTGACCAGGGCTTTCCCAATCTTGCTTGCTAAAGCACCATCTTTGGGGTTTTTCTTCAGAGCATGTTCATAGACCTCAATGGCTTTCTCAGGCTGAGGATAAACACATGACACGGTGAAGTGGTGTCGCAAGCTGTTGTTGGTTTGAAGTTTTTCTAAATATTATTCAGGAAGTCTAATACATTTCATTGATTACAAATAGTTCAGAACGTGCAGTAAACATCTTAAGGCTAGGACATTTTCTGATAATCGGGGCTGTAAAATCTATTTTTAGCCTTGAATGGCAACATCTTACCTATCACCACAACCACAGTATGTGTCAACATGCCTGACCTCCCTTATAATCATGTAGGTGACCGTACTTCCTGCTCTTTGACTTCCTGATTCATTCAAACAAACTCTACTCACCTACATGCAGGCACAATGTGTCCCTTTTCGTTGTTAAGCACTATTTCAACAACTTTATGAGGAgaattttgttgttatttacgATTATAGGGATTAGTTCACTAATGAGAAAACTGTTTTCTTCAATCATTTCTCCGGTATTACCTAGTTGATGTATATGCTTCTTTCCCTTTAACCTCTTTCCTCCTTTgtatactgtaaataaaatacCGTGTCACAATGATCCCCTGTAAACTACCATGCTGTGGGTGTATTTCAAATACTTGATTCTTATCTAGTCCTAAACATAGCTGTAAACATAACTTCTTCACCTTTCTTATTCTGCAGTAACATTCTGGAGCGTTCCTtgtgcattttctttattttacagaAAAGCCTCACCCAAAACTTTGGCGTTTCATCATACTGCTCTCAAAAGGCAAGGATTAGAAATGGGACGTTGTGTGCTCCTATATTCTCATCATCTAAGGTAAGACCTTGGTGATGAGCCTCATTACAGCTCCAATACAGTACAGCAGAACGATAAAGATCAGAAAACAGGAAGGCTCCTTTACATGTACGGTAAAAACAGGAATGTAGAAGCATAATGAAACTTGGAACAGTAGTGATAACATTGCATGAGGGCTGCACGTGCATAACTCTATTTATAATCTCTCTATCAAGGACAGCTTTTCAGGTTCATATGGTTTAAGAGAAGTgagatttaagacttttgaagACCTTTTCAATGCCTCTCGGTTTTATATATTTAAGCCAATTTTACATTAACCAAAactgaacacaacacattaaGTGACATCaattatgtttgtgtttctcactctgcatgttgGATTCAACTGCCTTGTTTCCTATCGTGACTTTGAAAAACTTTTTGGTCATAACACACCGAGGCTCAAATGCACCACCTTGCTGTGCCATGGTTTCAGCCATGCCGCAAAATCTTGATTAAATAGGcagtttttgttgaatttgcacTTTGACATGACACATAGGGTAGAGTGACGGCTACctagcagacagtggatcctctgctcgGAACTGTAAACAAATATAAGTGATGTTGGTTCCACTGCCCGATCTGTGTGATGTTAATGTGAGAGGCATACTGTAAATTATCTAAGAAAAACAGATGTTACcagttattttgagattttaaaatgcaacgtcttaaaaataaaattcaaaaatcATACTTTGCATTTCTAAGCATATTTAAGGcttttgaaagattgatttaagacattttatcaCACCAATCAAGCCTTATTATAGATTAATAAATTCAATGccctttaagactttttaaggatctgtgggaaccctgttcGTTACACTTCTGACTTTTTGGAAAAGGTATAAAAAGGCTTAGCTGAGATAAAACTGGGATTAGACAActcattacaaaaaaatatgctTATTCAAATCATGTAGCACCTTCAAAGCCATTCTAAGTCAGTAAGTCAGTATCCATACAAATCAGTTGTTATATGTGACACAAAATATCTCACATGAATGAATCACATCACATCTCCCACTTACCTCTTGAATGTTCATGTAGGCATCACCTAGTAAGAGATATGTGTGAGGGCTGGGCAGCTTCTCCACCATTTCTCTggagaaaagacagagacatcACATCACATATGGTGTGCTTCATTATGCAGGCATACTGTATGTCTCTGCTGGTCTGAGGTTCAGTCATGCTTTACTAGGTCTCAGCTGTTAATATATGTAGCATCAGAGACCAGCAGAGGACTGGAGGCAACTGTGCACATTTCACCTTTACTGGATGAATGGCTTGGGTTAaatttttattgaatttacTTTATGCTTGTGGTCGTCTAAATCCTACTACAGACGCAGCTGGATGAAATGTTGGCGCACTACGGCTGGATATCCTAGAGTCACGTATTTAATTAAGTTTCAGCCATTACCGTTCAGACAAACATTTACAATGCATTAGGTTTCAGAGAGTATAGTTGCTCATATGTTCAGCTACTATCTCACATCAAGATTTCAGTTCATGCTTTTTTTTCGTCATTTGGATCCAAATTTACGGCTCACCTGTAACAGCTCGCATACAGACGTTTCTCTTTTCTGTGGTTCAGATATAtttctgccattttctcctTGGCTTGGATGTAGTAGGGCTGCTCAGGGGTAATGTTTCTGAGCATACTTAGTGCCAGCTCCGTGTCACCACGCAGCAGGGCCAGGTCCGCATTGGCAATAGTGACACGTAGTTCCTCCGGGGTTCCTGAGAACTCATTGATGGCATCCTGCATCACCTTTGTTGCTTCATGCTGAAATATTAAACCCATTTATAAGTCACTGAATCCGAAATTAAATTGTCTACACTGAGCTTTAATAAAGACTACTTTAAATGAAACAGGACAGTATCATATACAAGCCTTCTTACATCAAAACTCGTAATGTTACCTGCTCTCCGTTGAGCCACAGGGCCTCAGCTAACtccaaaaacacagagagacagtcgGCAGGACTCAGCTCAATCTTCTTGCTTTTGGACTTGGACGAGGATCCAGCTCTGCGAACACCTGGAAGACTCATGGCCATTTGCAGTGTCTTAATTGCCTCTGTCAGCTCACCCATCTTCTTCTTAGCCTGAGCCTGGATCAGGTGGTACAACGGATGCTCTCGAATCTGGAATGGACAAGAAGTCAAGACCTATTTTATTAACTAATATCAGGATGTGTGAAAATTCTGTCGTTGAGTTCCTGATTGTAGCAACATTGACCATAGAAGTCTTTTTGATCATCCTTATCCACTTAAACTGTCACAGATGACACTGACATTGATTCTGAATTAATTTGACTTACTCTCAAACTACTGCAGCTTTTAAGAGGCCAAACCTGACTAAGTAAACAATTCTTAACTGCTGGCATTTAATACACACTGCTAAAAAAATATCCTGAAAATTCCCTTCTGTTGACGccaagggtttttttgtttaccAGATGTGACTCCGACATCGTTTTCTGTATTACTATACTTCAGTAACTAACTATAAATCAAGCaatctctgtctgtttgtgtgtccttCACATATCTTTGGAGTCGTTAATCTGATCTGAGCAAATTTGGTGCAATTAGGACACGCCACacatataatattaataaactttCAATAAACAAGTGAACACTGCTGTGCAGAGATGGGGCGGGGCTTCAGGGCTCTGCAGACTGAGTTCACTTTACTGCTGAATGCTGGATATACTAACATTAAAATCAAACTCTTTTCACTTCCCTGGAGTCAACAAGCATGAGCATACAGACGGAGTGCCACAATGCAACTGCAACTCAAACTGCATAAGTTTGACATACTAAATTaaaccacacacaaaacacttctGCTAAGTAAATCCGTGTTCTACTCTATAACGCAGTGGTTATGTCAAAGCAAGTGATTAATATGCTTAATTGGAAATTATGATCTCTGCTAGGTGTATTTCAGCTGTATTTCTGACCATCAGTAACTTGGGTGTGTTTTCCAGGGGCTGTTTAGTGATTTGGGGGCCTCAGGCAAATGCTGTCTTGCTTTACTTCTTCACCCTTTTTCCAACTGGGAATGCTGGTATTGGAAGTGGCAAACTTTTGTTTGTACAATCAGTTTTCAAGAAGGCTGAATGCATCAATACCAGAGCCAAAGAAATCAGCCCATTCTGAACAGGCATGTTTTAAACGGGCACTGGATCAGTGCCCTTAATTGTTACAGAACATGGTGGCCAAGCTGCAGtgtatttcacattttctgtGAGTCAAATAAGAGCCTGAACACATTCTGCCTTGTAAAGATTTAGCAGCTAATAACACTGCCCATGATGATGGGGATCTTACCTCAAAGTTATGGCTGAGGCAGAGTTCAAGAGACTGGGAACACAATGTGAAGTTACCCTGCAGCAGATGGATCTGTGCCATCAGCAGATGAGCATCTGCATGAGAAGGACACTGGTCCAGGCAGTGTTGTAGACTGCTCTGAGCAGCATCAATGTCACCTGAATGACCACAGAGGCGATGTAGTTTAAAACAGCATTTGCAGAAAAGAacccaaaacatattttgaatACAGTGCTCACCAGACTGGTATCTGACTTTGGCTAGCAGGAAGACCCCTTGGGGGAGACCTGGTACAATCTTGACCACAGTATCCAACAATGTGGCACAGTGCTGGAGCTGAGGAGCTGGAGGCTGGCCTTGGGCTGGAGGCTAAAACATGAACCGTTAAAGTTTTATTAACTGCAGAGATCCACAGACTTTTTTACGATGAGTCTCACTACAACAGAAAACATATCCCTAACATACATTCCCAAAATCTTTTAAGTTAAAAACATGATCATAAGTGGCAAAATAAATTCATAACTGACTGAGGCTCTCCTGCACTGCTGAAATTTAAGGCGTTTACATAGACATTTTAAGGATCAACAGACACCCTGTCACTAATGAGTCTCCCAGTCGTACCGTAGCAGGACACAGTGCAAGGTATTCTTTGACAATGTCCAACAGGAAGTCGGGGTTGAGCTTCTCAAAGTACTCCACTCCCAGAGGCAGACCCTGCAGGGTGGAGAAGTGTGTATCCACTGCATCATTCAACAGGTTGGTCACCTCTTCCTGAGGCCGACGCTTTTTCACTGCCAGAACGGCACGTAGGTATAGTAACTCCTGGGGGTAAAAAAAAGCATAATAAATTAGTCTAAAACATGAGCGTCATTCTCTGGGATACTCTTTCTAGGGGGAAAGACATGTCATATAGTTAGCATTTATAAAGAGACATTACCCCTGACTTTCCAATAGATTGTTGGATCTCTGTGAGAAATTCCAACTGTTGCTCTGCGTCTTCAAGGTGGCCCTCCATCAGCTGGCAACGAATTATACCTGcgtaatgaaaatgaaaacatagatATATCTTCACAACTGAAAAATGCACGTATGGTCCTTGAACATCATGTAGACAGTAGATTAATATTTGTAACACATTACCAGTCAAAGCAGAAACACTTGTCTCGTCCAAACTCATGGCTGTCTTGTACCACTTCATAGCCTCCTTGGTTCTGCCCTGAAGCACCATCTGGTAGCCTAACTCTGTGGCTAAATCCGAATCCCCTGATGCCACAGAAAAGGCTCGTTCCACCATCCTAAACGTCTGCTCGATCAATTTCTCATTTCGCCCACACtgtaacaaaaagaaaactctAAATGCTGAAATTCCATGCAAGTCAAACAACTCTACAAAAGTAAAGATAACCAAAACTGttgcattaagaaaaaaagaacactgaAAATTGTCTTACAACACGGGTGAAGGCTAGAGACATCCTATAGAAAAGCTCTGGGTTGCGTGGTTCCAGAATCTCCAAGCTGCTGGTGAGGTTTGAAAGCTGCTTTACCGACTGCCaaggagggtaaaaaaaaaacagct is from Epinephelus moara isolate mb chromosome 7, YSFRI_EMoa_1.0, whole genome shotgun sequence and encodes:
- the ttc21b gene encoding tetratricopeptide repeat protein 21B, whose product is MEDEETTLALIRYYCYDKYFNHAANAAEAAQRKFGNDPIYSFFHAYGTLVQNQIQEATAELDTIRDSRDVSLCTLMALVYAERKKANPDREVIQELDAKVKEDRKSASPKSLYYAGMFLWLLGRNDKAREYIERMIKLSNSSREGIILKAWIDVTSGKDAYARKAGKYFDEGLKERADVFALMGKAQYYEYRQNYSGALEMVNQVIVSFPGFLPALIKKMNLLLSLQDWEQTIDAAHRLLQKDKNNLEALRMLALHSLCRDGDIPESVKQLSNLTSSLEILEPRNPELFYRMSLAFTRVCGRNEKLIEQTFRMVERAFSVASGDSDLATELGYQMVLQGRTKEAMKWYKTAMSLDETSVSALTGIIRCQLMEGHLEDAEQQLEFLTEIQQSIGKSGELLYLRAVLAVKKRRPQEEVTNLLNDAVDTHFSTLQGLPLGVEYFEKLNPDFLLDIVKEYLALCPATPPAQGQPPAPQLQHCATLLDTVVKIVPGLPQGVFLLAKVRYQSGDIDAAQSSLQHCLDQCPSHADAHLLMAQIHLLQGNFTLCSQSLELCLSHNFEIREHPLYHLIQAQAKKKMGELTEAIKTLQMAMSLPGVRRAGSSSKSKSKKIELSPADCLSVFLELAEALWLNGEQHEATKVMQDAINEFSGTPEELRVTIANADLALLRGDTELALSMLRNITPEQPYYIQAKEKMAEIYLNHRKEKRLYASCYREMVEKLPSPHTYLLLGDAYMNIQEPEKAIEVYEHALKKNPKDGALASKIGKALVKTHHYVKAINYYEAALKTEQQNFLRYDLAELLMKMKQYQRCERVLQEALAHEPVNELPALSDDCRYLVLLAKIQNKVDKNEEALLSLQRARDVQAKVLKRVQLEQPDAVAVQKQLAAEICAEIAKHYTSQRGYERAVKFYKEALVYCETDRKVMLELARLYLTLDEADACQEQCSIILKNDQFNEDATLMMADIMFRKQDYEQAVFHFQQLLERKPDNYPTLSRLIDLLRRAGKLEEVPRFLDMAEKHSSRTKFDPGFNYCKGLYLWYTGEANDALRHFNKARKDNDWGQNAVYNMIEIYLNPDNDTMGGEVFENLDGEIGNSTEKQESEQLAVRTAEKLLKELKPQTPGGHIQLRILENYCILATKQKANIEKALSVFTEIANNERDHVPALLAMATAYMMLKQTPRARNQLKRIAKMNWSIVDADEFEKSWLLLADIYIHSGKYDMAGDLLKRCHNHNKSCYKAYEYLGYIMEKEQAFRDAALNYELAWKYGNRTNPTIGYKLAFNYLKAKRHVDAIDVCHKVLAAHPNYPRMRKDILDKARAALRS